A portion of the Acidisarcina polymorpha genome contains these proteins:
- a CDS encoding DUF2165 family protein, translating to MTIRIAKILLIFALAVFYSIVVFNNLTDYNSNYLFVYHVLKMDSTFPGNHGMWRAVHSTMVYRSFYDSIISWEALTAFLGWAGGALLLRKLGAPAAAFNLAKRISVIALTLSLLMWFVAFLTIGAEWFLMWQSKTWDGQEAAFRMFTVVGIILMFLVMPDVEGQA from the coding sequence ATGACGATCAGGATTGCGAAGATTCTCCTGATCTTTGCGTTAGCCGTGTTCTACAGCATAGTCGTCTTCAACAATCTGACTGACTATAACTCGAATTACCTTTTCGTCTATCACGTGCTGAAGATGGACTCCACTTTTCCGGGCAATCACGGAATGTGGAGGGCTGTCCACTCCACGATGGTGTACCGCTCCTTTTATGATTCCATCATCAGCTGGGAGGCTTTGACTGCTTTCCTTGGATGGGCCGGCGGGGCGCTGTTGTTACGGAAGCTGGGCGCTCCGGCTGCTGCCTTTAACCTGGCAAAACGAATTTCAGTGATTGCTCTGACGCTGAGTCTGCTGATGTGGTTTGTGGCATTCCTCACCATTGGCGCGGAATGGTTCCTCATGTGGCAGTCCAAAACCTGGGACGGCCAGGAAGCGGCCTTTCGCATGTTTACGGTGGTAGGAATTATCCTCATGTTCCTGGTCATGCCGGATGTTGAGGGGCAGGCTTAG
- a CDS encoding carboxypeptidase-like regulatory domain-containing protein, with translation MYLKIGRLSSSLIALLFLGFSCCSPGLAQQTLGGISGSVTDNSGGTVPGVAVTAVQDSTQLTRTANTNDNGFYSFVNLPIGTYTLTYNRDGFDSQKNPGILVQADRTVTLNVTLQVGSVNTSVEVDATPLMNATDTTNGYVLDKAQIDAVPLPTGSFTGLAVLSPGVNAELPGGTGANSGLGNAPIWANGQRDTSNSFLLNGVDASNLFNGKSTSQVLSARVVNNTGIAQPGASSGIVVQSSASIYLAIGEALPTPAPESIEEVRVNTSMYDAQQGSTSGAHIDMSTGSGTNQIHGTGYVHRGTDWLNAAPFFYKQDDYIPENEKVPQLHRYTAGGTVGAPILKDKLFGFLSYQHIHSSDQEIGISRLTVPFGLTDDRSTTALANIANTNFPFATPTLATVGSAPGEISTVADFLLNYKLPNGQYLVPSAGVGPAPTQTIPTNASAPGTAYFISDQAVADLDWNATKTDTVSAKYYYQHDPTIAPYAYSSVSGFTQHLDAGSQVASITNTLLLTPTLSTTQTIGILREKTYSTTDQLFTPAELGINAFGSTTFSGISIVDALGNSSPNNVNSVSNAQLNIGPGSASQGPFTGVFQNRIMPSANAIWTLGKHTLTFGGSYEYTQLNTRDERTGKGIIATADFSQFLQGLVTTNYDFNTTAFLQGDANRYYRANQVGAYVQDKFQVRSNLSLTAGVRYDWNGGLTEKYGRLYNFDPASYVFNGSEVTSNGFIIAGNNKQFPTKGVSPTTLTGRQWGIAPRLGFAWTPKQNDGKVVFRGGTGIYYDRGELFTYFSPGYAAGEITGGPFGVNQAPPFVTSQICKSFQSPAYLNFVPTCDPGAGYSLSSPWGAALGPAPTGNPADITNYLPSVAAIENGAQLFSFATYNRANKLPYTINFTFDMQWQPRNDLAITIGYVGNLGRHEVIPVPFNQAGIATPSSPINGQQYTYGYTVLDPNNNFAPINLPNGQGPMQSNYEGGNIDLRVPYIGYSAESESYKAAGVSAYNALQTHVEKRLSHGLQVGFSYTYSHALDEQSALGLFYNGNNPLNLRESYGSSDFDRTHVINFTYSYVLPAFFGETSLKGRLTSGWALSGITVIQSGQPYSVIDYSGAVGSIFYGVSDGITNPIVPLAPGCSPVSAKTGATGAFGAPALKASCFTLPLLSPGDLNGGIAPGDTFETNFTSGQRNIFRQSYQKRADISLAKNTQIREGMNLKYDLDIFNLTNTASFDIPINNVTQNENYNGFPSLGSSPLPGQPNSFYNAPFGLGNVNKTIGSPRQIQMALRLTF, from the coding sequence ATGTACCTAAAAATAGGTCGACTCTCCTCTTCTCTGATCGCGCTGTTGTTCCTGGGTTTCTCTTGTTGTTCCCCCGGCCTCGCCCAACAAACCCTCGGCGGTATCTCTGGAAGTGTCACCGACAACTCTGGCGGCACGGTTCCAGGTGTCGCCGTTACCGCCGTACAGGACTCCACTCAACTTACCCGCACCGCGAACACCAATGACAACGGCTTTTACTCCTTTGTGAACCTCCCCATCGGCACTTATACCCTGACCTATAACCGCGACGGCTTCGACAGCCAAAAGAATCCAGGCATCCTCGTCCAGGCCGACCGCACTGTCACTCTCAATGTCACCCTGCAAGTAGGCTCGGTCAACACCTCCGTCGAGGTCGACGCGACGCCACTTATGAACGCCACCGACACCACCAATGGCTACGTACTCGACAAAGCGCAGATTGACGCTGTGCCTCTTCCTACCGGAAGCTTTACCGGCCTGGCCGTTCTTTCTCCCGGGGTGAATGCCGAGCTTCCAGGTGGCACCGGCGCAAACAGCGGACTAGGCAACGCGCCGATCTGGGCGAATGGCCAGAGGGACACCAGCAATAGCTTCCTCTTGAATGGCGTGGATGCCAGCAATCTCTTCAACGGCAAGAGTACCAGCCAGGTGCTGTCTGCCCGGGTGGTGAACAACACCGGAATCGCCCAACCGGGTGCAAGCTCCGGCATCGTGGTCCAGTCCAGCGCCTCAATTTATCTCGCGATCGGGGAAGCTCTGCCAACACCGGCGCCGGAGAGCATCGAGGAAGTCCGCGTGAACACCTCGATGTATGACGCCCAGCAGGGATCAACCAGCGGCGCACACATCGACATGAGCACCGGCTCCGGCACTAACCAGATTCACGGCACCGGATACGTCCATCGCGGCACCGACTGGCTCAATGCAGCCCCCTTTTTCTATAAGCAGGACGACTATATCCCCGAGAACGAGAAGGTGCCGCAGCTTCACCGCTACACCGCCGGCGGCACGGTGGGAGCGCCAATCCTCAAGGACAAGCTGTTCGGCTTCCTTTCCTATCAGCATATTCATTCCTCGGATCAGGAAATCGGCATCTCCCGTCTCACTGTTCCCTTCGGGCTCACGGACGACCGGAGCACTACGGCACTTGCAAATATCGCCAACACAAACTTTCCTTTCGCCACCCCCACACTCGCCACCGTAGGTTCTGCACCCGGCGAGATAAGCACGGTCGCGGACTTCCTCTTGAATTACAAGCTGCCGAACGGCCAATACCTGGTACCCTCTGCAGGTGTCGGGCCGGCCCCGACCCAGACGATTCCGACCAATGCTTCCGCGCCTGGCACCGCCTACTTCATCTCCGACCAGGCCGTCGCCGATCTTGATTGGAATGCCACTAAGACCGACACAGTCTCCGCAAAGTACTACTACCAACACGATCCGACAATTGCTCCTTACGCGTATTCGAGCGTCTCCGGCTTCACTCAGCACCTCGATGCGGGGAGCCAGGTCGCGTCGATCACTAATACTCTTCTGCTCACCCCCACCCTCAGTACGACGCAAACCATTGGCATCCTCAGGGAAAAGACGTATAGCACCACCGATCAACTCTTTACTCCTGCCGAGTTGGGCATCAACGCATTCGGTTCGACGACTTTTTCCGGCATCAGCATCGTCGACGCGCTTGGCAACAGTTCGCCCAACAACGTTAACTCGGTCTCAAACGCCCAACTCAACATCGGTCCAGGCTCAGCCTCGCAGGGGCCATTTACGGGAGTCTTTCAGAACCGCATTATGCCTTCGGCCAATGCGATTTGGACATTGGGCAAGCACACTCTCACTTTTGGAGGAAGCTACGAATACACCCAGCTCAACACTCGCGATGAACGAACCGGCAAAGGAATCATTGCGACTGCTGATTTCTCCCAATTCCTGCAGGGCCTTGTCACCACCAATTACGACTTCAACACGACCGCATTTCTTCAAGGCGATGCGAACCGGTACTACCGCGCCAACCAGGTTGGCGCCTACGTACAGGACAAATTCCAGGTTCGCTCAAATTTAAGTCTGACCGCAGGTGTCCGTTATGACTGGAACGGCGGGCTCACCGAAAAGTACGGCCGCCTTTATAACTTTGATCCGGCCAGCTATGTCTTTAACGGCAGCGAAGTCACATCGAACGGCTTCATCATCGCCGGAAACAATAAGCAATTTCCGACGAAGGGCGTCAGTCCGACGACGCTCACCGGCCGCCAATGGGGAATCGCCCCCAGGCTTGGATTTGCCTGGACGCCGAAACAGAATGACGGCAAGGTTGTCTTCCGCGGCGGCACCGGAATTTATTACGATCGTGGCGAACTGTTCACCTACTTCTCTCCCGGATATGCAGCCGGCGAGATCACCGGCGGCCCCTTCGGAGTGAACCAGGCTCCTCCGTTTGTCACCTCTCAGATCTGCAAATCATTTCAGAGCCCAGCCTATTTAAATTTTGTTCCTACCTGCGACCCAGGGGCTGGCTACTCCCTTTCGAGCCCCTGGGGCGCAGCGCTCGGGCCTGCGCCGACTGGTAATCCGGCAGATATTACAAATTACCTGCCGAGCGTAGCGGCGATCGAAAATGGAGCCCAGTTATTTTCGTTCGCAACCTATAACCGCGCAAACAAGCTCCCTTATACGATCAATTTTACTTTTGACATGCAGTGGCAGCCGCGGAACGACCTTGCCATTACCATCGGCTATGTTGGCAATTTGGGGCGCCATGAGGTCATCCCAGTGCCCTTCAACCAGGCTGGCATCGCCACTCCGTCCAGCCCCATCAATGGTCAGCAATACACCTATGGCTACACCGTCCTCGATCCGAATAACAACTTTGCCCCGATCAACTTACCCAACGGACAAGGACCGATGCAATCGAATTACGAGGGGGGCAACATCGACCTTCGGGTTCCCTACATCGGGTACTCGGCTGAATCGGAGAGTTATAAAGCCGCTGGCGTCTCGGCCTACAACGCGCTGCAGACCCATGTCGAGAAGCGTTTGAGCCACGGACTCCAAGTTGGCTTCTCCTATACCTACTCGCATGCTCTCGATGAACAAAGCGCGCTCGGGCTCTTCTACAACGGAAATAATCCGCTCAATCTTCGTGAGTCCTACGGCTCCTCAGACTTCGACCGCACCCACGTGATTAACTTCACTTACTCTTATGTTTTGCCCGCCTTCTTCGGAGAGACTTCTCTCAAGGGCAGGCTCACCAGTGGTTGGGCACTCTCTGGAATTACGGTCATTCAGAGCGGCCAGCCGTATAGCGTGATTGACTACTCTGGCGCGGTCGGCAGCATCTTCTACGGGGTCTCGGATGGCATCACGAATCCGATCGTGCCTCTCGCCCCAGGCTGCTCTCCGGTCAGCGCTAAAACCGGTGCGACCGGGGCGTTTGGCGCCCCGGCACTGAAAGCCTCCTGCTTCACCTTGCCGCTCCTCAGTCCAGGAGATCTGAATGGGGGTATTGCCCCGGGGGACACCTTCGAGACCAACTTCACGAGCGGCCAACGAAACATATTCCGCCAAAGCTATCAAAAACGAGCCGACATCTCTCTAGCGAAGAACACCCAGATTAGGGAGGGGATGAACCTTAAGTATGACTTGGACATTTTCAACTTGACCAATACCGCAAGCTTCGACATCCCGATCAACAACGTGACCCAGAACGAAAACTACAATGGCTTTCCTTCGCTTGGGAGTTCGCCACTCCCGGGACAACCAAACTCCTTTTACAACGCTCCCTTCGGGTTGGGAAATGTGAACAAGACCATAGGAAGCCCGCGGCAAATACAGATGGCACTGCGTCTTACCTTCTAA
- a CDS encoding c-type cytochrome: MIRFATVAVAVVMLLAVPFVIFGKELSGKPPLLHAARQAESDLEVGGELAGLPPDSTRFIAYQDLLALPQATYTVSDDSNFPKKTRISGIPLEQLAAALGTPTANLVVAICYDGYRANYPSAYLGAHHPLLVLKINGKAEPHWPLTESGGSMGPYLISHPFFKPSFRILSHTDEAQIPYGVTRIEFREEQAVFGSIAPVGQYDADGAVIQGYRIAQQNCFRCHNMGAEGGQLAGRSWPMLAMWASTEPKYFVGYVKNPQAFDAKNRMPGNPQYDAETLETLRRYFATFAATSAVSR, from the coding sequence ATGATCCGATTTGCAACCGTCGCGGTTGCTGTTGTAATGCTGCTAGCGGTGCCGTTCGTGATCTTCGGGAAGGAATTGTCAGGCAAGCCGCCGTTGCTCCATGCTGCGCGCCAGGCTGAGAGTGACTTGGAGGTTGGCGGAGAGTTAGCCGGTCTTCCCCCAGACAGCACGCGATTTATCGCCTACCAGGACCTGCTTGCCTTGCCGCAAGCAACCTACACTGTTAGTGACGATAGCAACTTCCCCAAAAAGACGCGGATTAGCGGAATCCCGCTCGAACAGCTGGCGGCGGCGCTCGGCACGCCTACGGCGAATTTGGTGGTGGCAATATGCTACGACGGATACAGGGCGAATTATCCCAGCGCGTATCTCGGCGCGCATCATCCGCTACTGGTGTTGAAGATCAACGGCAAGGCTGAACCGCATTGGCCGCTGACCGAGAGTGGCGGATCCATGGGACCTTATCTTATCTCCCATCCGTTCTTCAAGCCGTCTTTCCGAATCCTTTCGCATACCGATGAAGCGCAGATACCTTATGGCGTCACCAGGATTGAATTCCGAGAGGAACAAGCCGTCTTCGGCTCGATTGCACCGGTAGGTCAGTATGATGCCGATGGCGCGGTCATCCAGGGGTATCGTATCGCCCAGCAGAACTGTTTTCGCTGCCATAACATGGGAGCAGAGGGAGGTCAGCTGGCCGGCCGGTCATGGCCAATGCTGGCGATGTGGGCGTCGACTGAACCAAAATATTTCGTTGGCTATGTCAAGAACCCTCAGGCCTTCGATGCAAAGAATAGAATGCCGGGCAACCCGCAATATGACGCGGAGACGCTCGAGACGCTGCGCCGGTATTTCGCCACGTTTGCGGCTACATCCGCGGTGAGCCGATGA